In Humulus lupulus chromosome 7, drHumLupu1.1, whole genome shotgun sequence, the following are encoded in one genomic region:
- the LOC133788646 gene encoding vacuolar protein sorting-associated protein 24 homolog 1, whose protein sequence is MEKVRNILKPKPNPQQQLRDWQRKLRQEGRNIERQIRDIEREEKNVQKAIREAAKRNDMVSAKALAKEIVSSRKTVNRLHENKAQMNSISMHLGESVAIARTVGHLSKSSEVMKLVNNLMKAPEVAATMQEFSKEMTKAGVIEEVVNDALDTALDSEDMEEEIEEEVDKVLTAIAGETAAQLPEAVRKEKLKQPALPSDSSREEEPIAEGVDDEEELEELRARLAKVRS, encoded by the exons ATGGAGAAAGTGAGGAATATTCTGAAGCCCAAGCCAAATCCACAGCAGCAATTGAGAGATTGGCAACGTAAACTTCGCCAGGAGGGTCGTAACATTGAACGGCAAATTAGAG ATATCGAAAGAGAGGAGAAGAATGTGCAGAAAGCTATCAGAGAGGCTGCCAAGAGAAACGACATGGTCTCTGCCAAG GCACTTGCAAAAGAAATTGTGAGCTCTAGGAAAACAGTGAATCGTCTTCATGAAAATAAGGCTCAAATGAATTCAATATCGATGCACCTTGGGGAAAGTGTTG CTATTGCCCGTACTGTGGGTCATTTATCCAAGAGTTCTGAAGTTATGAAGCTTGTCAACAATCTCATGAAAGCTCCAGAAGTGGCTGCTACCATGCAAGAGTTCAGCAAGGAAATGACCAAG GCTGGGGTGATCGAGGAGGTTGTGAATGATGCCCTCGACACAGCACTTGACTCGGAGGATATGGAGGAGGAGATAGAAGAAGAGGTTGATAAGGTTTTGACTGCTATTGCTGGTGAGACTGCTGCACAGCTTCCTGAAGCCGTCAGGAAGGAAAAACTCAAACAACCTGCTCTGCCATCAGATAGTAGCCGGGAG GAGGAACCCATAGCCGAGGGTGTTGATGATGAAGAGGAATTGGAAGAACTTAGAGCACGACTAGCCAAGGTTAGGTCATAG